A single genomic interval of Microbacterium sp. LWO14-1.2 harbors:
- a CDS encoding sigma-70 family RNA polymerase sigma factor, which produces MSEASVMMGAGLFDNFRVVLAGSESLSAMPPSRSTASARSAEPDKAVVFRELFDAHWQLIHHHVSCFLENREEVDEITAEVFVVAWRKLRPQKPMGLRWFIRTADNKVRDVDRRARSRGRALDALSRGLQHASEPIHPLEALALREAMKSLNARERQVVVLTYWDGLNAGEVSEVLRCSTAAVWTTLTRARTKLRTQLEAKEAGDERLR; this is translated from the coding sequence GTGAGTGAGGCGTCGGTGATGATGGGGGCAGGCCTCTTCGACAACTTCCGTGTCGTCCTCGCCGGCTCCGAGAGCCTCTCGGCGATGCCCCCGTCGCGTTCCACCGCTTCCGCTCGCTCCGCAGAGCCCGACAAGGCCGTGGTCTTCAGGGAACTCTTCGACGCACACTGGCAGCTCATCCATCACCATGTGTCCTGCTTCCTCGAGAACCGGGAGGAGGTCGATGAGATCACCGCCGAGGTCTTCGTCGTGGCGTGGCGGAAGCTGCGCCCGCAGAAGCCCATGGGCCTGCGCTGGTTCATCCGCACTGCCGACAACAAGGTTCGCGACGTCGACCGTCGCGCTCGGTCGCGCGGGCGGGCGCTGGACGCGCTGAGCCGTGGGCTCCAGCATGCGAGTGAGCCGATCCATCCGTTGGAGGCGCTCGCTCTGCGTGAAGCGATGAAGTCCCTGAATGCCCGGGAACGCCAGGTCGTCGTCCTCACGTACTGGGACGGCCTCAACGCCGGGGAGGTCTCGGAGGTCCTGCGCTGCAGCACGGCGGCGGTGTGGACAACGCTGACCCGAGCGCGAACGAAACTGCGCACGCAGCTGGAAGCGAAGGAGGCCGGCGATGAACGTCTCCGATGA
- a CDS encoding PP2C family serine/threonine-protein phosphatase — MVFEGSSAAISHTGKVRSNNQDSGYSGANLFVVADGMGGHAGGDVASSIAIQRMQPLDQPYSSTEDAQASLQAAATTAAGDLIRAAKDRPELAGLGTTLSAIIMVDDYAVIGHIGDSRIYLYRDDALTQITADHTFVQRLVDSGRITPEEARYHPRRSVLMRVLSDMDSDPELDMFVMHTQPGDRWLLCSDGLSGVVDEAHILKAMRLGLPSGRTADNLLKQALDGGAPDNVTIVLVEVGGAHAMHSGTATIVGSASNPANITVPPVRAPRSSWLHPVRQAANDPSHFEPSSEYLEELIEEDRRRAKRRRLGWIAGMLVVLGMLAFAAFAAYSWTQTRYFVGADEDSVVIYQGVQQNIGPITLSTPLQDTDILLADLPPYQRDSVERTITARSLSDAEAIVARLQAGADRVTGETPLPTPVPTPTTTEGEG; from the coding sequence ATGGTCTTCGAAGGCTCGAGCGCCGCGATCTCCCATACGGGCAAGGTCCGCTCCAACAACCAGGACTCCGGGTATTCCGGGGCGAACCTGTTCGTCGTCGCCGACGGCATGGGCGGTCACGCGGGCGGCGACGTCGCGTCGAGCATCGCCATCCAGCGGATGCAGCCGCTCGACCAGCCGTACTCCTCGACCGAAGACGCCCAGGCGTCGCTGCAGGCGGCCGCGACGACCGCTGCCGGAGATCTGATCCGCGCCGCCAAGGATCGCCCGGAGCTCGCAGGACTCGGCACGACCCTCAGCGCGATCATCATGGTCGACGACTACGCGGTCATCGGCCACATCGGCGACTCGCGCATCTACCTCTACCGCGACGACGCTCTGACGCAGATCACGGCCGACCACACCTTCGTACAGCGGCTCGTCGACTCGGGGCGCATCACACCGGAGGAGGCCCGCTACCACCCGCGGCGTTCGGTGCTGATGCGGGTGCTCAGCGACATGGACTCCGATCCCGAGCTCGACATGTTCGTGATGCACACGCAGCCGGGTGATCGCTGGCTGCTGTGCTCCGACGGGCTCTCGGGCGTCGTCGACGAGGCCCACATCCTCAAGGCGATGCGCCTCGGTCTCCCTTCCGGCCGCACCGCCGACAACCTGCTCAAGCAGGCTCTCGACGGCGGCGCGCCCGACAACGTCACGATCGTGCTGGTCGAGGTCGGCGGTGCGCACGCGATGCACTCGGGCACGGCGACGATCGTCGGCTCGGCCTCGAACCCCGCGAACATCACCGTGCCGCCGGTGCGCGCGCCGCGCAGCAGCTGGCTGCACCCGGTGCGCCAGGCCGCGAACGATCCCAGCCACTTCGAGCCTTCGTCGGAGTACCTCGAGGAGCTCATCGAAGAGGACCGCCGCCGCGCCAAGCGCCGCCGACTCGGCTGGATCGCCGGGATGCTGGTGGTCCTCGGCATGCTCGCATTCGCCGCCTTCGCGGCCTACAGCTGGACGCAGACGCGCTACTTCGTCGGCGCCGACGAGGACAGCGTCGTGATCTACCAGGGCGTGCAGCAGAACATCGGGCCGATCACGCTGTCGACCCCGCTGCAGGACACCGACATCCTCCTCGCCGATCTGCCGCCGTACCAGCGCGATTCCGTCGAGCGCACGATCACAGCGCGGTCGCTGTCGGATGCCGAGGCCATCGTCGCCCGGCTGCAGGCAGGCGCCGACCGCGTGACCGGCGAGACGCCGCTGCCGACCCCGGTGCCCACGCCGACCACGACGGAGGGCGAGGGATGA
- a CDS encoding iron-siderophore ABC transporter substrate-binding protein: MPSRVRRSALPLLALTTSAILLLGGCAAGAESPATDDAGDVHEVTHARGTTEVPTEVERVVTLEPLELDTAVAVGITPVGAAVASNVASTPSYLGVDGVEAVGTVPEPDLEAIAALKPDLILGTEARHSALYEQLSAIAPTVFIETQTDPWRDNALLIGEALNKEDEVADLLADVDQRCADLSDQYDVDGQTVQLIRPRDETTLSLYGPISFAGSLLECVGYTIPEQDWADGLQADISPENILDATADEVFVTTADVDDQSTIPAAVTQNASAFPSVTLVDTSYWVAGVGPKGAHAVLDDIEKHLEAKR; the protein is encoded by the coding sequence GTGCCCTCACGCGTTCGACGTTCCGCGCTCCCGCTGCTCGCCCTCACCACCTCCGCGATCCTCCTCCTCGGGGGATGTGCGGCCGGCGCGGAATCGCCCGCCACGGATGATGCCGGTGACGTCCACGAGGTGACACACGCGCGGGGCACGACCGAGGTGCCGACTGAGGTGGAGCGCGTGGTGACCCTCGAACCGCTGGAGCTCGACACCGCCGTGGCTGTGGGAATTACACCGGTCGGCGCCGCCGTGGCATCCAACGTGGCCTCCACCCCGTCGTACCTGGGCGTCGACGGGGTCGAAGCCGTCGGCACGGTGCCCGAGCCCGACCTCGAGGCCATCGCCGCGCTGAAGCCCGACCTGATCCTCGGAACGGAAGCGCGCCACTCCGCGCTCTACGAGCAGCTCTCGGCCATCGCCCCCACCGTCTTCATCGAGACGCAGACCGACCCCTGGCGTGACAACGCGCTGCTGATCGGCGAGGCCCTGAACAAAGAGGACGAGGTCGCCGATCTGCTGGCCGACGTCGACCAGCGCTGCGCAGACCTCAGCGACCAGTACGACGTCGACGGTCAGACCGTGCAGCTGATCCGTCCGCGCGACGAGACGACGCTGAGCCTCTACGGCCCGATCTCGTTCGCGGGCAGCCTGCTCGAGTGCGTGGGCTACACGATCCCGGAACAGGACTGGGCCGACGGACTGCAGGCCGACATCTCGCCGGAGAACATCCTCGACGCGACCGCCGACGAGGTGTTCGTCACCACCGCAGACGTCGATGACCAGAGCACCATCCCGGCAGCAGTGACCCAGAACGCCTCGGCGTTCCCGTCCGTCACCCTCGTCGACACGAGCTACTGGGTGGCCGGCGTGGGGCCGAAGGGCGCGCACGCCGTGCTCGACGACATCGAGAAGCACCTCGAAGCGAAGCGGTGA
- a CDS encoding RHS repeat-associated core domain-containing protein has translation MLTDYAAVAYAYTFDPFSTAVLNPGCTGGNGVKENPFPFKGGIQDRATGWVHYGNRWYNTTLGRWTQQDTLDVPLDPVNANRYAYAGSDPINNFDPLGLYDLEAAAGTVGTFAGGAGAVGATVGCVVGLIGSGPACVAGAGAGAAISGAAGGAFGIGVAIGNSIKGVYG, from the coding sequence ATGCTCACCGACTACGCCGCGGTGGCCTACGCATACACGTTTGACCCCTTCAGCACCGCGGTGCTCAACCCCGGCTGCACCGGCGGGAACGGTGTTAAAGAGAACCCATTCCCGTTCAAGGGCGGCATCCAAGACCGAGCCACCGGTTGGGTTCACTACGGCAACCGTTGGTACAACACCACCCTCGGACGCTGGACCCAACAAGACACCCTCGATGTCCCCCTCGACCCGGTCAACGCCAACCGCTACGCCTACGCTGGCTCCGACCCGATCAACAATTTTGACCCCTTGGGTCTTTATGACCTCGAGGCGGCCGCTGGCACCGTTGGCACTTTCGCCGGAGGCGCAGGAGCGGTAGGGGCAACCGTAGGCTGTGTCGTGGGCCTGATTGGTAGTGGCCCCGCATGCGTAGCTGGGGCCGGGGCTGGGGCGGCAATCAGCGGCGCCGCCGGTGGGGCATTCGGTATAGGGGTAGCGATTGGCAACTCCATTAAGGGGGTTTACGGATGA
- a CDS encoding sigma-70 family RNA polymerase sigma factor yields the protein MSGPDDLRARIDALVRANIDDVMSYFQRRLLNNADAAEAVGELLFLTWKLRRRVPGDPTEGRMWLFAAAHNVLRGTRRSLSRRSAAVDRLVQDARTWAAPEWDDTALEVQLALRALSVGDAELVRLTYWEGFSSDEAATIIGVNASTARSRLSRARDRLRVALDATRSDAVGERP from the coding sequence ATGAGCGGCCCCGATGATCTACGGGCGCGGATCGACGCGCTCGTGCGGGCCAACATCGACGACGTCATGTCGTACTTCCAGCGTCGGCTCCTCAACAACGCCGACGCTGCCGAGGCCGTCGGCGAACTGCTGTTCCTCACGTGGAAGCTCCGTCGCCGAGTTCCCGGCGACCCCACCGAGGGCAGGATGTGGCTCTTCGCGGCGGCGCACAACGTCCTCCGTGGCACTCGGCGTTCACTGTCGCGTCGTTCGGCCGCGGTCGATCGCCTGGTGCAGGACGCGCGCACCTGGGCGGCGCCGGAGTGGGACGACACAGCGCTCGAGGTGCAGCTCGCGCTGCGAGCTCTCTCTGTCGGCGACGCAGAACTCGTACGGCTCACCTATTGGGAGGGCTTTTCCTCCGACGAGGCGGCCACGATCATCGGAGTCAACGCATCCACGGCCCGGTCACGTCTGTCTCGGGCACGGGACCGGCTGCGCGTCGCATTGGACGCGACGCGCAGCGACGCCGTCGGAGAGCGGCCGTAG
- a CDS encoding iron chelate uptake ABC transporter family permease subunit: MTASTRAGSRAAPPRRRRRALPLVGLLLLGAALVLAVVLSLAVGANPLPLSHLWSTLAGEGTPESRYVLLELRIPRTLVGIAAGAALGVAGALVQAFTRNPLADPGILGVNAGAALAVALGVSLLGLRAASEFIWLAFLGALVVTVAVYLVGSSGRGAADPIRLTLAGVALGAVLSGITTGLTLSDPDAFDSMRSWNAGSLLGRSVTETGPVLVFLAAGLLVALILAPGLNSVSLGEDIARSHGANVTGIRVGVIVAVTLLAGGATALAGPISFVGLMVPHVIRGVFGVDQRVIIPLSAALAPVIVLLSDVLGRVIIAPAEVPVGIVTALVGAPVLIALARRRKTRAL; the protein is encoded by the coding sequence GTGACAGCATCCACGAGGGCGGGGTCACGAGCGGCCCCGCCCCGACGGCGCCGTCGGGCACTGCCGCTCGTCGGACTCCTCCTGCTCGGCGCCGCGCTCGTCCTGGCGGTGGTGCTCTCCCTCGCGGTCGGAGCGAATCCTCTACCGCTCTCCCACCTGTGGAGCACGCTGGCGGGGGAGGGCACCCCCGAGAGCCGGTACGTCCTGCTCGAACTGCGCATCCCTCGCACGCTCGTCGGCATCGCCGCGGGGGCGGCCCTCGGCGTTGCCGGCGCGCTCGTGCAGGCCTTCACCCGCAACCCGCTCGCCGACCCCGGGATCCTCGGCGTCAACGCGGGCGCGGCGCTCGCGGTGGCGCTCGGCGTCTCGCTCCTCGGGCTGCGCGCGGCATCCGAGTTCATCTGGCTGGCGTTCCTCGGCGCTCTCGTCGTGACGGTCGCCGTGTACCTCGTCGGCTCATCCGGGCGCGGGGCCGCCGACCCGATCCGTCTGACACTCGCGGGGGTCGCGCTCGGCGCCGTGCTCTCCGGGATCACGACCGGCCTCACCCTGAGCGACCCCGACGCCTTCGACTCGATGCGCAGCTGGAACGCCGGATCGCTCCTCGGCCGCAGCGTCACCGAGACTGGGCCGGTGCTGGTGTTCCTCGCCGCGGGGCTCCTCGTCGCGCTGATCCTCGCGCCGGGCTTGAACTCCGTGAGTCTGGGTGAGGACATCGCCCGCAGCCACGGGGCGAACGTCACCGGCATCCGCGTCGGCGTGATCGTGGCCGTCACCCTCCTCGCCGGAGGGGCCACCGCCCTCGCCGGTCCGATCTCGTTCGTCGGCCTGATGGTGCCGCACGTCATCCGCGGGGTCTTCGGCGTCGACCAGCGCGTCATCATCCCCCTCTCCGCCGCGCTCGCGCCCGTCATCGTGCTGCTCTCGGACGTTCTCGGCCGCGTCATCATCGCGCCCGCCGAGGTGCCCGTCGGCATCGTCACAGCCCTCGTGGGAGCCCCCGTCCTCATCGCCCTCGCGCGACGACGGAAGACGCGTGCGCTGTGA
- a CDS encoding RHS repeat-associated core domain-containing protein encodes MSGTIEIAALPAKARASSAGSCGGTRALMSVVHGRANQVGLPVVEQVGAGNSVAYIGNDPVTGEPLMLRSSAGVETLYVYDGLGTPVAMLTDYSAVAYAYTFDPFGTAVLNPGGTGGNGVKESPFLFKGGIQDRATGWVHYGNRWYNTTLGRWTQQDTLDVPLDPVNANRYAYAGADPVNNVDPTGRLYDDSWNWGQSAVVAGATGIAEGLVECGIGGVVGAGAFSGPGCVIGGLTGFITGVVTGFVDDAVGQAFWTGDDMMNAEKLRKMLRWYLIIGGSVVVAIGILICGLFAAEGFENTWGGIAGAVIMVGGITAVVVGSVMSRRDGR; translated from the coding sequence ATGAGCGGCACCATCGAGATCGCAGCCTTGCCCGCGAAGGCGAGGGCGTCCTCGGCTGGTTCATGTGGAGGGACGAGAGCGTTGATGTCGGTCGTTCACGGCCGTGCCAACCAGGTCGGGCTTCCCGTCGTCGAACAGGTCGGCGCGGGCAACAGCGTCGCTTACATCGGAAACGATCCCGTCACCGGTGAGCCGCTTATGCTCCGCAGCTCCGCCGGCGTCGAAACACTCTACGTCTACGACGGGCTCGGAACACCGGTGGCGATGCTCACCGACTACTCCGCCGTCGCCTACGCCTACACCTTCGACCCATTCGGCACCGCGGTGCTCAACCCCGGCGGCACTGGCGGGAACGGCGTGAAGGAGAGCCCGTTCCTGTTCAAGGGCGGCATCCAAGACCGAGCCACCGGTTGGGTTCACTACGGCAACCGTTGGTACAACACCACCCTCGGACGCTGGACCCAACAAGACACCCTCGATGTCCCCCTCGACCCGGTCAACGCCAACCGCTACGCCTACGCGGGAGCTGACCCGGTCAACAACGTCGATCCAACGGGACGGCTCTATGATGACAGCTGGAATTGGGGTCAGAGCGCGGTTGTAGCGGGCGCGACGGGAATCGCCGAGGGGCTCGTCGAATGCGGCATCGGAGGGGTGGTTGGGGCGGGTGCGTTTAGCGGCCCTGGATGTGTCATCGGGGGCTTGACAGGCTTCATCACGGGTGTCGTCACCGGCTTCGTGGACGATGCAGTTGGTCAGGCATTCTGGACAGGGGACGACATGATGAACGCAGAAAAACTCAGGAAGATGCTCCGGTGGTATCTGATTATCGGCGGGTCAGTAGTCGTAGCCATCGGGATCCTAATTTGCGGGCTCTTCGCCGCTGAGGGATTCGAGAATACATGGGGTGGGATCGCGGGTGCGGTGATCATGGTGGGAGGAATTACGGCCGTGGTAGTCGGTAGCGTGATGTCACGCCGCGACGGTCGTTAG
- a CDS encoding DUF3662 and FHA domain-containing protein — MGLLDSFEKGLERAVNSAFAKTFRSGIQPVEIASALRREADTKAAVVSRDRILTPNSYVVRLSADDAERMQGLGGALTDELHALLTKHAKSQGYSFAGPLSITLESDDIPTGTVRVSSGTVEGRVNWQAVIDVDGRRHSLTRARTVIGRGSDADITIADAGSSRKHVEVLWDGERAMMRDLGSTNGTKVNGTKVREAALPTDTTLTIGRTDLVFRIVPVAAPSRPARPRDDDATRAFGAI; from the coding sequence GTGGGACTACTTGACAGCTTTGAGAAGGGTCTCGAGCGCGCTGTGAACAGCGCCTTCGCGAAGACCTTCCGCAGCGGCATCCAGCCCGTGGAGATCGCTTCGGCGCTTCGGCGCGAGGCGGATACCAAGGCGGCTGTGGTCAGTCGTGACCGCATCCTCACGCCCAACAGCTACGTGGTGCGGCTGAGCGCCGACGACGCCGAGCGGATGCAGGGACTCGGCGGTGCGCTCACCGACGAGCTGCACGCGCTTCTGACGAAGCACGCGAAGTCGCAGGGCTACAGCTTCGCCGGCCCTCTCTCGATCACGCTCGAATCCGACGACATCCCCACCGGAACCGTGCGCGTCAGCTCGGGCACCGTCGAGGGCCGCGTGAACTGGCAGGCAGTGATCGATGTCGACGGGCGTCGCCACTCGCTCACCCGCGCCCGAACGGTGATCGGCCGGGGCTCTGACGCCGACATCACGATCGCGGATGCCGGATCGAGCCGCAAGCACGTCGAGGTGCTGTGGGACGGCGAGCGCGCCATGATGCGCGACCTGGGATCCACGAACGGCACGAAGGTCAACGGCACGAAGGTCCGGGAGGCAGCTCTGCCCACCGACACGACCCTGACGATCGGCCGCACCGACCTCGTCTTCCGCATCGTGCCGGTCGCGGCACCGTCGCGTCCTGCCCGCCCGCGCGACGACGACGCGACCCGCGCGTTCGGAGCGATCTGA
- a CDS encoding FtsW/RodA/SpoVE family cell cycle protein — MSTDVQADTTVIKALRRLRMPQTQRNREFWLLLFAVVISGASLTLVQLGALGLIDPMILAIGGGLAVLAFAVHFVLRAVASDADPFVLPIATLLTGLGIAMIYRIDIAKALTGWNAYSTKQLAWTAISLAGAITVVIMLRNYRVLFRYTYIFGLTGILLLLLPFVPGLRIPDANAQVWVSLGGMFAFQPGELAKISLAIFFAGYLVRTRESLTSVGTKVLGITWPRMRELGPVLVVWAISLGIIVIQRDLGTGTLIFGMFVAMLYVATGKTSWVLIGLALVAAGVAVATQILSYVQGRFTNWLFLFDPDKVDPDGAGFQPMQGLFGLAHGGLLGTGWGQGRPEVTPLAHSDYIITSLGEEIGLIGLFAILCLYMVFISRGIRIGLAGQDDFGKLLATGLAFTIALQVFIMVGGVTRVIPLTGLTTPFLAAGGSSLVANWLIVAILLRISDGVRSQPRTVIG, encoded by the coding sequence ATGAGCACCGACGTCCAGGCCGACACCACCGTCATCAAGGCGCTCCGCCGACTGCGGATGCCGCAGACGCAGCGCAACCGCGAGTTCTGGCTGCTGCTCTTCGCGGTCGTCATCAGCGGCGCGTCGCTCACCCTCGTGCAGCTGGGCGCACTCGGACTGATCGACCCCATGATCCTGGCCATCGGCGGCGGCCTCGCCGTGCTGGCCTTCGCCGTGCACTTCGTGCTGCGCGCCGTGGCGTCAGACGCCGATCCGTTCGTGCTGCCGATCGCGACGCTGCTCACGGGTCTGGGCATCGCGATGATCTACCGCATCGATATCGCGAAGGCCCTCACCGGGTGGAACGCCTACTCCACCAAGCAGCTCGCGTGGACGGCGATCTCGCTCGCCGGAGCGATCACGGTCGTGATCATGCTGCGCAACTACCGGGTGCTGTTCCGGTACACGTACATCTTCGGCCTCACCGGCATCCTGCTGCTCCTGCTGCCGTTCGTGCCCGGCCTGCGCATCCCCGACGCGAACGCCCAGGTGTGGGTGTCGCTCGGCGGCATGTTCGCGTTCCAGCCGGGCGAGCTCGCCAAGATCAGCCTCGCGATCTTCTTCGCCGGCTACCTGGTGCGCACGCGTGAGAGTCTCACCTCGGTCGGCACCAAGGTGCTCGGCATCACATGGCCGCGCATGCGCGAGCTCGGCCCCGTGCTGGTGGTGTGGGCGATCTCGCTCGGCATCATCGTGATCCAGCGCGACCTCGGCACCGGAACCCTGATCTTCGGCATGTTCGTCGCGATGCTGTACGTGGCGACGGGCAAGACGAGCTGGGTCCTGATCGGCCTCGCCCTCGTCGCGGCGGGCGTCGCCGTGGCGACGCAGATCCTCAGCTACGTGCAGGGGCGTTTCACGAACTGGCTGTTCCTGTTCGACCCCGACAAGGTCGACCCTGACGGTGCGGGATTCCAGCCGATGCAGGGCCTCTTCGGGCTCGCGCACGGCGGCCTCCTCGGCACCGGCTGGGGTCAGGGCCGCCCCGAGGTCACTCCCCTCGCCCACAGCGACTACATCATCACGAGCCTCGGCGAGGAGATCGGGCTGATCGGCCTCTTCGCGATCCTGTGCCTCTACATGGTGTTCATCAGCCGCGGCATCCGCATCGGCCTCGCCGGACAGGACGACTTCGGCAAGCTGCTCGCCACCGGCCTCGCGTTCACGATCGCGCTGCAGGTGTTCATCATGGTCGGCGGCGTGACCCGCGTCATCCCTCTGACCGGTCTGACGACGCCGTTCCTCGCGGCCGGTGGATCGTCGCTCGTCGCGAACTGGCTCATCGTCGCGATCCTGCTGCGCATCTCCGACGGCGTGCGCAGCCAACCGAGGACGGTGATCGGCTGA
- a CDS encoding iron chelate uptake ABC transporter family permease subunit, which translates to MSSAPLPLRPTRPRRLLLRVGPVRLPLRVRSLVVAAACVIALVMLLVLSLGMGAFPLSPDAVVAVLLGGGDPLDRTVVLEWRLPRALAAVSVGALLAIAGSLFQSVTRNPLASPDILGLSNGAFTGMLVALVLVSPSPSARTLGALIGGLSAAAVIWLFAARGGVQGFRLILVGIGVSAMLASLNTWMLLQIELETAMFASAWGAGSLNGVTSETLVTALVCAAPFVLASAGLGPRLRQLDLGDDVAAATGSRPALVRSAALLIGVVLVAAATTVAGPVAFVALAAPQVARLLARTPYLSPGLSALVGAVLLLASDIVAQHLLPVVLPVGVVTVSVGGAYLVLMIVLEIRRRA; encoded by the coding sequence GTGAGCTCCGCCCCTCTGCCGCTCCGCCCGACCCGACCCCGGCGGCTGCTGCTGCGCGTCGGCCCGGTCCGCCTGCCGCTGCGTGTGCGCAGCCTCGTGGTCGCGGCGGCGTGCGTCATCGCCCTGGTCATGTTGCTGGTCCTCTCGCTCGGGATGGGCGCGTTCCCCCTGAGCCCGGATGCCGTGGTCGCCGTGCTGCTCGGCGGCGGCGACCCCCTCGATCGCACGGTCGTGCTCGAATGGCGGCTGCCGCGTGCGCTCGCCGCAGTCTCGGTCGGCGCTCTCCTCGCGATCGCCGGATCGCTGTTCCAGAGCGTCACGCGCAACCCGCTCGCCAGCCCCGACATCCTCGGGCTCTCGAACGGCGCCTTCACGGGCATGCTGGTCGCCCTGGTTCTCGTCTCGCCGAGTCCGTCCGCTCGCACCCTCGGCGCGCTGATCGGCGGCCTCTCTGCCGCGGCCGTGATCTGGCTCTTCGCGGCGCGCGGCGGGGTGCAGGGGTTCCGGCTCATCCTCGTCGGCATCGGGGTCTCGGCGATGCTCGCATCCCTCAACACCTGGATGCTGCTGCAGATCGAGCTGGAGACGGCGATGTTCGCGTCGGCCTGGGGAGCCGGGTCGTTGAACGGTGTGACCTCCGAGACGCTCGTCACCGCCCTCGTCTGCGCGGCGCCGTTCGTGCTCGCCTCCGCCGGGCTGGGACCGCGGCTCCGTCAGCTCGATCTCGGCGACGACGTCGCCGCCGCGACCGGCTCGCGCCCCGCGCTGGTCCGAAGCGCGGCGCTCCTCATCGGTGTGGTGCTCGTCGCCGCGGCGACCACGGTCGCCGGTCCGGTGGCGTTCGTCGCGCTCGCGGCGCCGCAGGTGGCTCGCCTGCTCGCCCGCACGCCGTACCTGTCGCCGGGGCTGTCGGCTCTGGTCGGGGCCGTCCTCCTGCTGGCGTCGGACATCGTCGCGCAGCACCTGCTCCCCGTCGTGCTTCCCGTCGGCGTCGTCACCGTCTCGGTGGGCGGCGCCTACCTCGTCCTCATGATCGTTCTGGAGATCCGTCGCCGTGCCTGA
- a CDS encoding FHA domain-containing protein produces MTTPSELVLLLMRIGFLVLLWFFVFGVVYSLRADLFGMKVRKLPADGDAAAASPSTPPAPAKRPSSAKANTGPATVATAKRLVITSGPKAGLELALGTDTLTIGRSSECALVIRDDYTSSHHARLLLRGDAWAIQDLESTNGTFVAGNRVTGGPVALGLGVPIKVGATTFELRA; encoded by the coding sequence ATGACCACCCCCAGCGAGCTCGTCCTCCTTCTCATGCGCATCGGCTTCCTGGTGCTGCTGTGGTTCTTCGTGTTCGGAGTGGTCTATTCGCTGCGCGCCGACCTGTTCGGCATGAAGGTGCGCAAGCTCCCCGCAGACGGCGATGCCGCCGCGGCATCCCCGTCCACTCCCCCGGCACCGGCCAAGCGCCCCTCGTCGGCGAAGGCGAACACCGGACCGGCGACCGTCGCGACGGCCAAGCGCCTCGTGATCACATCCGGTCCGAAGGCGGGCCTCGAACTGGCGCTGGGCACCGACACTCTCACGATCGGCCGCTCCAGCGAGTGCGCGCTCGTGATCCGCGACGACTACACGTCCAGCCACCACGCACGACTGCTGCTGCGCGGCGACGCCTGGGCCATCCAGGACCTCGAATCCACGAACGGCACGTTCGTCGCCGGCAACCGTGTGACGGGCGGCCCCGTCGCCCTCGGCCTCGGCGTTCCCATCAAGGTGGGCGCCACGACCTTCGAGCTGCGAGCCTGA